In Flavobacterium sp. 83, the genomic window TTAAGTTGCAATTTAAATAAAAAATTACTCAAAAAAAAAGCCAAAATTGGGATAGCAAAATATATTAAATCTGAGGAATCAGTAGTCTCTATTTTTAAACTTTCAAATGAAAGCTGTGCAATAAATAAATAGGCAATTACTATTCCCGCACAAATCGCAAGATGAATAATTTGAAGTACTTTCATTTTTTCTTTCATTTTTTTATTTTTAAAGTTCAGTTATTGCAGGCTCAAATTCAAAGACATTTGCGCACCATAGATGATGAATAATTTACGGAGCAAGGCGTTTTTAAATATAAGATTTATTTTATAAAATGATTCCTGATGTAGCATATTGTGCGCGTAACTTACACCGTGAATTCATAATTAAAGCTTTTAACTGTTTATATTTTAAATTCTGTGTGTCAAATACTTAACAATGTGTCAATGTTACAAATTTTAAAAAAAATTGTGTAAAAGTTATATTGTAAAGTATGCTGATATTTGTGTAAGTGAAAATTAATTCGCTCAATAAATACAAAAAAGATGAACACTGAAAAATCAATTGACATATTAAATTCGTTAATCCAAATCAATAACGATAGAATCCAAGGGTACGAAACTGCTTCAAAAGAGGCTGATGAAACAGACTTAAAAACACTGTTTTCTCATTTTACTGAAACAAGTTTAAAATGCAAATCAGATCTTGTTGCGGAAGTAAAAAGATTAGGCGGAACACCAACTGAAGGAACAACTGCATCAGGTAAATTGTTTAGAGTATGGATGGATATTAAATCTGCCATGACAGGAAGCGACAGAAAAGCGATAATCAATTCATGTGAATATGGAGAAGAGGCTGCACTTGAAACCTACGATGACTCATTAACTCATAATGAAGATTTATCTTCTGAACAATTGGTGATGATTAAAGAACAACGTACTGCTATAAAAGCAAATTACCAAAAAATAAAAGATTTAAGCAATCTTATGGCTTAAATTTTTGTTTGTTGTAACGGGCATTAGTCAAAATTCATTTTACTACCCAGTTGGTTATATTTATTTCAAGTAAAAAAATTGCTTAAACGATTAATCAAGATACTAAATATCAGAATGTTGATTAATGGCTAAGCAATTTCTATTTGGTAAATTATTGGAAATTATTTTTAACCTTTTAAAATTGCCTCGTCACAACAACTAACTTTTACATACTATTTACCCAATAATTTGCGGAGCACTCCACGCCCTACTTACGTTTATCCCTTGATTTGTTTCAAAGAAGTTTTGATTCCGCGTATCAAGGACGAACTGAATCCATGCATTTCCATTTCGTTCAATCCCGCAATCGTACAGCCTTGCGGCGTGGTTACACGGTCAATTAATTGTTCTGGGTGTATTTGTTCTTCCATGATCATTTCGGCAGCGCCTTTTACGGTTTGTGCTGAAATAGCTAGTGCTGTTTGCCAGTCAAATCCTATTTCGATTCCGGCTTGCATCGATGCACGAATGTAACGCAACGCAAAAGCGGTTCCGCTCGCCGCCAAAACAGTTGCTGCATCCATCAATTTTTCGTCAATTATTGGAGCTGTCCCTAAGTCTTGGAAAAGAGTAACCGTGTTTTGCGCTTTCTCTTTGTTTTTTTCGTGAAAAGCGATACAAGTTGCCGAAGCACCAAATTGTGAAGCAATATTTGGCATAATACGTACGGCACTGTTCCCCTCGCCTATCTTGTTTTGTAGATTTTCAATCGACAATCCACTCACTGCCGAAGCGATTACTTTATTAGAAATCACAGGAAGAATTTCGGCTAAAACGGTATCCACCTGATACGGTTTTATAGTAAGGATGATAATATCTGCGTCTTGAATGTTGTGTTTGTTATCTGTAGAAACAGTTACGCCCAATTGCTCTAAATAGAGAATGCTTGACGTATTTCTTCGGGTGATGGTAATTTGATTTCCTTGCGAAAATTTTGATAATCCTTTTGCGATAGCTACGCCTAAGTTTCCTCCGCCAATTATGTGTACTTTCATGCTGATTGTGGTTTTTCCTCTCCCCGACGCTCTCATAAGATGAGAATGTCGCTACGGAAAGTGTTAATTGTAATTTTTAGTTTTTTGGTTGGTTGTATAGTTAGTATTAAAATCCTAAAATGAGATTGGCAATTCCGAAGTAAATCATAATTCCAAAAACATCATTTGTTGTTGTAATAAAAGGTCCTGTTGCAATGGCTGGGTCGATATTGTTTTTGTGCAGGAATAGCGGCACTAATGTCCCTAAAGTAGCAGCAAATAATATAACGACAACAATAGATATGGAAATTGCCATTCCTACCTGGAATTGTCCATACATAAACGTATGATAGCCCAATACTAACAGTGCGATTATAGTCCCCGAAATCATTGCCACCGAAATTTCTTTGCTAAAATAATTACGACTAAATTCTTTCAAAGTACCATTTGCCAGACCTTGCACAATAATTGCAGATGCCTGTACCCCAATATTTCCAGCTGTTGCCGACAGCAGTGGCATAAAAATAATAAGTGTATAAAATTTTTGGGAAGTGGCTTCATTGCCTTTAATAACATAGGACGCTATTAATTCAATAAACATTCCGATTAGCAACCAAGGCAAACGCGCTTTGGTATGTTCGTAAATACTGTCATTGGTTTCAACGTCTTGGGTAATACCCGCAGCCAACTGGTAATCCTTATCGGCTTCATCCTTGATTACATCAATAATATCATCAATGGTGATTCGGCCTACAAGTCGTCCCAATTCATCAATAACAGGAATGGCTTCTAAATCGTATTTCTGCATTATTCTCGCTACCTCAACATCTTCTGTATCTACATT contains:
- a CDS encoding PA2169 family four-helix-bundle protein; protein product: MNTEKSIDILNSLIQINNDRIQGYETASKEADETDLKTLFSHFTETSLKCKSDLVAEVKRLGGTPTEGTTASGKLFRVWMDIKSAMTGSDRKAIINSCEYGEEAALETYDDSLTHNEDLSSEQLVMIKEQRTAIKANYQKIKDLSNLMA
- the proC gene encoding pyrroline-5-carboxylate reductase is translated as MKVHIIGGGNLGVAIAKGLSKFSQGNQITITRRNTSSILYLEQLGVTVSTDNKHNIQDADIIILTIKPYQVDTVLAEILPVISNKVIASAVSGLSIENLQNKIGEGNSAVRIMPNIASQFGASATCIAFHEKNKEKAQNTVTLFQDLGTAPIIDEKLMDAATVLAASGTAFALRYIRASMQAGIEIGFDWQTALAISAQTVKGAAEMIMEEQIHPEQLIDRVTTPQGCTIAGLNEMEMHGFSSSLIRGIKTSLKQIKG
- the mgtE gene encoding magnesium transporter, which gives rise to MEFKISKALIHELEQHIVNKNDKELEALLNDMHHADIAEILDELDFAEATYIFKVLDSEKTAEILLELEDDLRENILSRLSPKEIAEELDELETNDAADIIAELSQEIKAEVISELIDVEHAKDIVDLLRYDEDTAGGIMHKELVKVNENWNVLTCVKEMRIQAENISRVHSIYVVDDEDRLKGRLSLKDLLTTSTRTAISDVYIRKLNSVNVDTEDVEVARIMQKYDLEAIPVIDELGRLVGRITIDDIIDVIKDEADKDYQLAAGITQDVETNDSIYEHTKARLPWLLIGMFIELIASYVIKGNEATSQKFYTLIIFMPLLSATAGNIGVQASAIIVQGLANGTLKEFSRNYFSKEISVAMISGTIIALLVLGYHTFMYGQFQVGMAISISIVVVILFAATLGTLVPLFLHKNNIDPAIATGPFITTTNDVFGIMIYFGIANLILGF